The Planctomycetota bacterium genomic sequence GGATTCGTGCCACTCGACGCCGTCGTAGAACCGTCGATCGGTCTTCAGCGTGACGACTTCGCCCGGCGTAGCCATGGCTTTAGTTTACGCCACCGACCCGCCGCAGGACGAGCCGCTTCCGGCCGTGCAGGCGTAGCAGTGGTCGCCGAGGATGATGCGGCGTTCGCAGTAGGTTGCCGGGTCGAAGTCGGCGATGTGTTGGGCGCTTCGCTTGTCGCTCTTGAGGCCGAGCGCGTAGTTGAAGTCGCAGTCGTGCAGGCTGCCGTCGTGACTGACGTGGATTTGGTGGCGGCACATCAGGCCGTCGAGCGTGGCGGGGTTGAAGGCGTTGCGGAGCTTGTTTTCATACTCCTCGGCCCGGCCGTCGCGTTCGAGGTCGTGCAGGAATCGGCCGATGGCCATGTTGGTGATCGTGAGCAAGCGCGTGAACTCGATGCCGAACTGCTTGCCGAGTTCGCGGCGGTAATCCTCGCCCAGCGCCTCCTGCGGCGGCGGGAGGCTCGGGCCGCCGGGGTTGAAGACGAGGTCGAGCGGCAGGTCTTCGCTCTTGCCGTAGCCCCAAGCGTTGAGCTTCTGGATGACCTCGATCGAGTCGTGATACACGCCCCGACCGCGCTGCTTATCGACGTTGTTCTCCAGGTAGCACGGCAGCGACGCGACGAGATGCACCTTGCGGGCGGCGTACCACTCGGGCAGGTCGGTGTAGCCGTCGACGAGTTGAATCGTCAGGTTGGTCCGCACCATGACCTTCAGGCCCATCGCCAGGGCGTCGTCGACGAACTCGCGGAAATGCGGGTTCATCTCGGGCGCGCCGCCGGTGATGTCGAGCGTCTTGGCTCCAGCTTTCTCTGCGGCGTCGAGGACGAGCTTCTGCGTCTCGCGATCCATCTGCTCGCGCTTGTTCGGGCTGCTGCTGACGTGGCAGTGCCGGCAAGCAAGGTTGCATGTGAGCCCGATGTTGACCTGGACCGTGTCGAGCGTTGCCCCGACGAGCGGCGATCCCTGCACGCCTCGGACTTCCAACGCGAAGGACGAGCGGTCGGAGGGAGTTCCGAGTTTGACGGGCGTGAGTCCGTTCGTGGAGGTGGTCATGACAGAGCGAAGATGAGTGCGAGCCCTGAGCGTGAGCGAGGGGTTCCGGGGAGATCGTGCAGAACCCCTCGCTCACGCTCAGGGCTCGTCACGCCAGAGTCAGCAGCAACCCCCCGGTCCGCACGCGCTAGCGGACTGGTCGGGTGTCGTGGTCTCGACGTAGTCCTGCCCCTTCGTCTCGCGTGGGCTGCGCGTGACGTTGCGCCGGCAGTCGAACGGTTTAGCGTCGTCGAGCGGCACCTCCGTCAACGGCTCGACGTACGCGAACTGCCCCTTGTACGGCTCTTTGCCATAAAGCTTGAACGTCTTGTCACACACCGCCATCCGCTCGCCGCGGGTGAGCGTGTGGCCGTCGTCGTCGATGACACGCTTCCACGGGCCGAGGTAGACGACGGCCTGGTTGCGGTCCATGCACGGGCCTTGCTTGCCCTTGTACGCCTCGACGGTGACGCTGCGGAACTCGATGCCGCGAATCGTCTGCCACGCCTTGTCGGCCCGCTCGAGGATGCGAATGCCGTGGAAGCCGGCATCTTCGAAGGCCTTCAAGAAGCCCATTTCCGTGAACGCGCCGCTGATGCAGCCGCTCCAGAGGTCCGGGTCGTCCTGCATGTCCTGCGGCACGATCTCGTCGCTGACGATGTCGCTGATGACGCATCGGCCGCCCTTCTTGAGGACGCGGAACATCTCTTCGAAGAGCTTGCCCTTCTGGCCCTGTTCGACGAGGTTCAGGACGCAGTTGGAGACGATGACGTCGACGGAGTTGTCCGCGACCATGGGGTCGTTCTTCCGCAGGTGGCTCGCTTGGTCGCTCGCCGCTAACCAGGCGTCGCTGCCGTCGACGGGTTGGCTGGCGAGGAAGGTGTCGAGCTTGTCGAGGTCGAGCGCGAGGTCCTGGATGCGACCCTTGCGGAAGCTGAC encodes the following:
- the arsS gene encoding arsenosugar biosynthesis radical SAM (seleno)protein ArsS (Some members of this family are selenoproteins.), whose product is MTTSTNGLTPVKLGTPSDRSSFALEVRGVQGSPLVGATLDTVQVNIGLTCNLACRHCHVSSSPNKREQMDRETQKLVLDAAEKAGAKTLDITGGAPEMNPHFREFVDDALAMGLKVMVRTNLTIQLVDGYTDLPEWYAARKVHLVASLPCYLENNVDKQRGRGVYHDSIEVIQKLNAWGYGKSEDLPLDLVFNPGGPSLPPPQEALGEDYRRELGKQFGIEFTRLLTITNMAIGRFLHDLERDGRAEEYENKLRNAFNPATLDGLMCRHQIHVSHDGSLHDCDFNYALGLKSDKRSAQHIADFDPATYCERRIILGDHCYACTAGSGSSCGGSVA
- a CDS encoding methyltransferase domain-containing protein, which gives rise to MPTLPTQTAPTPEAATRERYAAAGKEVEACLCVPSDGYDPSLLKAIPQEVIDVDYGCGDPSKWVREGETVLDLGSGSGKACFIMSQKVGPTGSVIGVDFNKPMLDLSRRTQPEFAKNVGYDNVSFRKGRIQDLALDLDKLDTFLASQPVDGSDAWLAASDQASHLRKNDPMVADNSVDVIVSNCVLNLVEQGQKGKLFEEMFRVLKKGGRCVISDIVSDEIVPQDMQDDPDLWSGCISGAFTEMGFLKAFEDAGFHGIRILERADKAWQTIRGIEFRSVTVEAYKGKQGPCMDRNQAVVYLGPWKRVIDDDGHTLTRGERMAVCDKTFKLYGKEPYKGQFAYVEPLTEVPLDDAKPFDCRRNVTRSPRETKGQDYVETTTPDQSASACGPGGCC